From a region of the Helianthus annuus cultivar XRQ/B chromosome 5, HanXRQr2.0-SUNRISE, whole genome shotgun sequence genome:
- the LOC118492157 gene encoding uncharacterized protein LOC118492157 — protein MAPYELLYGRKCRTPVCWGEVGQRELAPSDLIAITNEKIEMVRTRLKAAQDRQKAYADKRRRPIEFQVGDFVLLKVSPWKGIIRFRKRGKLGPRYIGPFKILARVGRVAYRLELPPALDGIHHTFHVSQLRKCLADETALVPLDDIELDEGLNYVERPIAIKDFKVKNLRNKAVRLVLVQWQHRKGSDLTWEAEDEMRRHYPFLFGMSIFKL, from the coding sequence atggcaccttacgAACTATTATACGGGAGAAAATGTaggactcccgtatgttggggcgAAGTGGGACAAAGGGAGCTTGCACCAAGTGATTTAATAGCAATAACGAATGAAAAGATCGAAATGGTTAGAACAAGGTTGAAAGCAGCTCAAGATCGGCAAAAAGCTTATGCAGACAAGAGAAGGCGTCCTATTGAGTTCCAAGTTGGAGATTTTGTCTTGCTAAAGgtgtccccatggaagggtataatcCGTTTTCGCAAACGGGGAAAGCTAGGTCCTCGTTACATCGGGCCGTTTAAAATCTTAGCTCGGGTTGGAAGGGTTGCGTATCGACTAGAATTACCGCCTGCTCTAGACGGGATTCACCATACCTTCCACGTGTCACAATTAAGAAAGTGCCTTGCGGATGAGACGGCACTAGTACCTCTTGATGATATTGAGTTGGACGAAGGGTTAAATTATGTCGAAAGGCCCATAGCCATTAAGGATTTCAAGGTGAAGAATCTCCGCAACAAAGCTGTTAGACTAGTGTTGGTACAATGGCAGCACCGGAAGGGTTCGGATCTTACGTGGGAAGCAGAAGACGAGATGAGGAGGCACTATCCTTTTCTTTTCGGTATGTCAATATTCAAATTATga
- the LOC118492158 gene encoding uncharacterized protein LOC118492158: protein MADARNINDDNDDNNDAARQEAFENRVTEVAEGVIQANLPRLAQEVESRVLGVVDAMMTSRFEELKELIEGSKGRGKERRCTYKDFMACHPTTYDGKIDPVECQRWISNIEAVFIRSRCDKEDQVMFATGLLTHQAKDWWDAHSKEVGEDKLQVMTWQEFKGPFMRYHCPQSAIDKIQEDFLRLRQKNESVNEIANNFMDKMKFCGELVTTERMKISRFYGVLKAEVREFITPSKCETLEELIDLARDREIEIKRQEERGEKRPSEKGASFSPSKKGKFQDQGRKGKSKGGITPCKTCGKLHTGECLLGKKGCFKCGKEGHSSYQCPDNPKTCFNCFEKGHIKSECPKLQQGSKKEDRKQEGSRAKGRMFQITSEEAKSQPNVVSGIFLINSIPVYVLFDTGATMSFISSEIVQHPSFKIERMSMPLEVEIADSKSFLLHEICKNCKLTIEDEEFAIDLIPMILGEFKVIVGMDWMSQNHAEINCETKTIHLRAPSGRRLNVQGERKMEAKLCTLVQATKYVLNGSRAYLAYVVNTQQSFPKLEDVEVVNEFPDVFPEELPGLPPEREVEFNIELNPDAKPVAKAPYRLAPTEMRELMTQIQDLLDKGFIRPNDILVYSRSKDEHAVHLREVLETLRKEKLYAKFSKCAFWLREVQFLGHVINAEGVMVDPSKIDAVMKWVPPKNPTEIRSFLGLAGYYRRRNRRPGGLFRRFTPGIRLCSNAKRESYRLCFATIEAS from the exons ATGGCCGATGCAAGAAATAtcaatgatgataatgatgataacaaTGATGCGGCTAGACAAGAAGCATTCGAGAACAGAGTCACTGAGGTAGCGGAAGGGGTTATACAAGCCAATCTACCACGGTTGGCTCAAGAAGTAGAAAGCCGAGTTCTGGGTGTGGTGGATGCTATGATGACCAGTAGGTTTGAAGAATTGAAAGAATTAATCGAAGGATCCAAGGGTAGAGGTAAGGAACGAAGGTGCACTTATAAGGATTTTATGGCATGCCATCCGACGACGTATGACGGTAAAATAGATCCTGTTGAATGTCAAAGATGGATCTCGAACATAGAGGCGGTCTTTATACGAAGTCGGTGTGATaaggaggatcaagtgatgttcgCTACCGGTTTACTAACCCATCAGGCGAAGGATTGGTGGGATGCTCATAGCAAGGAGGTAGGCGAAGACAAACTGCAAGTTATGACTTGGCAGGAGTTTAAGGGACCCTTCATGAGATATCATTGTCCTCAGTCGGCCATCGACAAGATTCAGGAGGATTTCTTACGCCTCCGGCAGAAAAACGAATCAGTGAATGAAATAGCAAACAattttatggataagatgaagttctgtggAGAATTGGTAACAACAGAGAGGATGAAGATAAGTCGCTTTTATGGCGTGTTAAAAGCAGAAGTTAGAGAGTTCATCACTCCCTCAAAATGTGAAACTCTTGAAGAGCTCATTGATTTAGCGCGGGATAGAGAGATCGAAATTAAAAGGCAAGAGGAGCGAGGTGAAAAGAGGCCGAGTGAAAAAGGTGCAAGTTTTAGTCCATCCAAAAAGGGGAAGTTTCAGGATCAAGGAAGAAAGGGTAAGTCGAAGGGTGGGATTACACCATGCAAGACGTGTGGAAAGCTCCATACCGGAGAGTGTTTGTTAGGTAAGAAGGGGTGCTTTAAATGTGGTAAGGAGGGGCATTCGTCCTATCAATGCCCGGATAACCCAAAGACTTGTTTCAACTGTTtcgaaaaagggcatatcaagtcGGAATGTCCAAAGCTTCAACAAGGGTCAAAGAAAGAAGATAGGAAGCAAGAGGGTTCTAGGGCAAAGGGGAGAATGTTTCAGATCACGTCTGAAGAAGCCAAGTCCCAGCcaaatgtggtctcaggtatttTTCTAATAAATTCTATACCGGTTTACGTTTTATTTGATACCGGAGCTACCATGTCGTTTATCTCTAGCGAAATTGTTCAACATCCATCCTTTAAGATTGAACGAATGTcgatgcccttagaagtagagatagcagATAGCAAAAGTTTCTTGTTGCACGAAATATGTAAAAATTGCAAATTgaccattgaggatgaggagtttGCTATTGATCTTATCCCCATGATCTTGGGGGAATTCAAGgtaatagtgggtatggattggatgTCTCAAAACCACGCGGAGATAAATTGTGAAACCAAAACCATACATCTCCGAGCCCCAAGTGGAAGACGATTAAATGTACAAGGCGAAAGAAAGATGGAAGCGAAGCTATGTACTCTCGTTCAAGCCACTAAGTACGTGCTCAATGGGAGTAGAGCATACTTAGCTTACGTAGTAAATACTCAACAAAGCTTCCCAAAGCTTGAAGatgttgaagttgtgaacgaaTTTCCGGATGTATTCCCGGAGGAATTGCCGGGACTCCCTCCCGAGCGAGAAGTGGAGTTCAATATCGAATTGAATCCGGATGCGAAACCAGTCGCGAAGGCTCCCTATAGATTAGCTCCCACGGAAATGCGGGAATTAATGACACAAATACAAGACCTCCTAgacaaaggctttatacgcccaa ATGACATTTTGGTTTATTCACGAAGCAAAGACGAACATGCGGTACATTTGCGTGAAGTACTTGAAACTCTCCGTAAGGAGAAGCTCTAcgcaaaattttcaaagtgtgccTTTTGGCTTAGGGAGGTACAGTTTCTGGGGCACGTGATAAATGCGGAGGGTGTTATGGTTGATCCTTCAAAGATCGATGCTGTAATGAAGTGGGTTCCTCCGAAAAATCCAacagagataagaagttttctgggtCTTGCTGGATACTACCGAAG ACGGAACCGAAGACCTGGTGGTCTATTCAGACGCTTCACACCAGGGATTAGGTTGTGTTCTAATGCAAAGAGGGAGAGTTATcgcctatgcttcgcgacaattgaagCCTCATGA